In one Corallococcus sp. EGB genomic region, the following are encoded:
- a CDS encoding DNA topoisomerase 3: MRWDEMGESPGWDRTVSRDGSVDGGPARGGRGSILAVVAEKPAVARDIARVLGATERGEGFLRGNGYVVTWAIGHLVGLAQPHEIRPEWKKWHRSQLPMLPGDWPLVVSSSTKDQFEVVRRVMNAPEVSTVVCATDAGREGELIFRYIYAAAGCRKPVRRLWVSSLTERAIRDGFQHLKDGKEYAPLADAAMGRSRADWLVGMNLSRLYTLASGTYGSMLSVGRVQTPTLAMVVERELAIRDFVPRDYLEVVATFSPRGRGAPVGARYQGTWFRSGPDGKPVIPPGHDSVREARRLDADGVEAGRVIDRVRGGSAVVESLDAETKRMPPPLLYDLTELQRHANRLYGFSAQRTLEVAQALYEKHKLLSYPRTASRHLSQTVADTLPEVVRAIEAPYQEDLAPGTGERPLGKRYVDDAKVTDHHAIIPTPMPASGVRLSPDEQRLYDLVCRRLLQAWHEDHVWKVTTVITAVTSKGDAGPVVDRFHSAGTQVEKVGWKVLDVGGGQKPPRLKAEGKKGADKDKEEEPDDEPQDLPAGLARGQAQAVEDVEAVKKRTRPPPRFTEATLLTAMESAGRTLDEKELVDAMRDTGLGTPATRAATIELLLEREYLIREGKRLVATEKGIHLIEVVHPDVKSPVMTGQWEAWLQRIERGQGALDAFMSGIEAYVREVVGQAPTSLPPVPAAVGGAARNEVAPAAGRFEGTRPHPAKAPAEELFRTREAAVATVQNAARANTARDDAGVSEGLRAGAAGPSSAHGTHGGANVHGGAEPHRVQERPPTIPSAEVRTAFVQASSEGFGRAKRQPQAVNMGGARPERVHRAPTPPDKLRGLLKEAFGFSDFRPYQEEVCRAATSGEDLLLVMPTGAGKSLCYQLPGLARAGTTVVVSPLIALMEDQVLRLQSLGFAADRIHSGRDRATSRQVCAEYLEGRLDFLFIAPERLGVPGFVELLARRTPSLIAIDEAHCISQWGHDFRPDYRLLGSRLPLLRPAPVVALTATATPDVQKDIVQQLGLRGSRGGAAHTFIHGFRRTNIAIEVRELNPGARGDAILSLLKNPAHRPAIVYASTRKHAEQYADLLAHDFHTAPYHAGLQPQERDRIQAAFLKGHLEVIVATTAFGMGIDKPDVRTVIHAALPASLEGYYQELGRAGRDGKDSRAVLLHAFVDRRTHEFFHRRDYPDPSVLERIYQATSNEFEPKATIQARVRGDPELFDKALEQLWIHGGVEMTPDEDVRRGRAGWAVAYIAQRERKQLHLEQMGRYAEAHDCRMRHLVAHFGDVQDSGAACGLCDVCAPESCEVVRFEEPSALEAHALGRILEALHARDGQATGRLHRELFGEQLHRRDFERLVGGLVRAGLVRLDSDSFDKDGQVIQFQRLALTDAGRRARVIAPGQVVLPQAREVPSKKRKGRTASGGTKRTSRKRAEASPRGRGQGRKGAADAWASRGASDDADFSQETFPTDAPPSARSGWKARATPEASPGPRASWNASRKAPREPDFSAPPASPALVASLKEWRLTEARKRKVPAFRILTDRVLDAIASARPSSGAELMSIHGVGPALTERYGSQILSLVSRRR; this comes from the coding sequence ATGAGGTGGGATGAGATGGGCGAGTCGCCCGGATGGGACAGGACGGTGTCGAGGGACGGGAGCGTGGACGGTGGGCCGGCTCGCGGCGGGCGGGGCTCCATCCTCGCGGTGGTGGCGGAGAAGCCCGCCGTGGCGCGCGACATCGCCCGGGTGCTGGGCGCCACCGAGCGCGGCGAAGGCTTCCTGCGCGGCAACGGCTACGTCGTGACGTGGGCCATCGGCCACCTGGTGGGGCTGGCCCAGCCGCATGAGATTCGCCCGGAATGGAAGAAGTGGCACCGCTCGCAGCTGCCCATGCTGCCGGGGGACTGGCCGCTGGTGGTGTCGTCCTCCACGAAGGACCAGTTCGAGGTGGTCCGCCGCGTGATGAACGCGCCGGAGGTGTCCACGGTGGTGTGCGCCACGGACGCCGGGCGCGAGGGCGAGCTCATCTTCCGCTACATCTACGCCGCCGCCGGGTGCCGCAAGCCGGTGCGGCGGCTGTGGGTGTCGTCGCTCACCGAGCGCGCCATCCGCGACGGCTTCCAGCACCTCAAGGACGGCAAGGAGTACGCGCCGCTGGCGGACGCCGCCATGGGGCGCAGCCGCGCGGACTGGCTCGTGGGCATGAACCTGTCGCGCCTCTACACGCTGGCCAGCGGCACCTACGGCAGCATGCTGTCCGTGGGGCGCGTGCAGACGCCCACGCTGGCCATGGTGGTGGAGCGCGAGCTGGCCATCCGCGACTTCGTGCCCCGGGACTACCTGGAGGTCGTGGCCACCTTCTCTCCGCGCGGCAGGGGCGCGCCCGTGGGGGCCCGCTACCAGGGCACGTGGTTCCGCTCGGGGCCGGACGGCAAGCCGGTGATTCCGCCGGGCCATGACTCCGTGCGCGAGGCGCGCCGGCTGGACGCGGACGGCGTGGAGGCGGGCCGCGTCATCGACCGCGTGCGCGGTGGCAGCGCGGTGGTGGAGTCGCTGGACGCGGAGACCAAGCGGATGCCGCCGCCGCTGCTCTACGACTTGACGGAGCTCCAGCGCCACGCGAACCGGCTGTACGGCTTCAGCGCGCAGCGCACGTTGGAGGTCGCGCAGGCGCTCTATGAGAAGCACAAGCTCTTGAGCTACCCGCGCACGGCGAGCCGGCACCTGTCGCAGACGGTGGCGGACACGCTGCCGGAGGTGGTGCGCGCCATCGAGGCCCCGTACCAGGAGGACCTGGCGCCTGGCACGGGCGAGCGCCCGCTGGGCAAGCGCTACGTGGATGACGCGAAGGTGACGGACCACCACGCCATCATCCCCACGCCCATGCCGGCGTCCGGCGTGCGGCTGTCTCCGGACGAGCAGCGCCTCTATGACCTGGTGTGCCGGCGCCTGCTCCAGGCGTGGCACGAGGACCACGTCTGGAAGGTGACCACGGTCATCACCGCGGTGACGTCCAAGGGGGACGCAGGGCCCGTGGTGGACCGCTTCCACAGCGCCGGCACGCAGGTGGAGAAGGTGGGCTGGAAGGTCCTGGACGTGGGGGGCGGGCAGAAGCCGCCGCGCCTCAAGGCCGAGGGCAAGAAGGGCGCGGACAAGGACAAGGAGGAGGAGCCGGACGACGAGCCGCAGGACCTGCCGGCGGGGCTCGCTCGGGGGCAGGCGCAGGCGGTGGAGGACGTGGAGGCGGTGAAGAAGCGCACGCGTCCGCCGCCGCGCTTCACGGAGGCCACGCTGCTCACGGCGATGGAGTCCGCCGGCCGCACGCTGGATGAGAAGGAGCTGGTGGACGCGATGCGCGACACGGGGCTGGGCACGCCCGCCACGCGCGCCGCGACCATCGAGCTGCTGCTCGAGCGCGAGTACCTGATCCGCGAGGGCAAGCGCCTGGTGGCCACGGAGAAGGGCATCCATCTCATCGAGGTGGTGCACCCGGACGTGAAGTCCCCGGTGATGACGGGGCAGTGGGAGGCGTGGCTCCAGCGCATCGAGCGCGGCCAGGGCGCGCTGGATGCGTTCATGAGCGGCATCGAGGCGTATGTGCGGGAGGTCGTGGGCCAGGCGCCCACGTCACTGCCGCCCGTGCCGGCGGCCGTGGGAGGCGCGGCACGGAATGAGGTCGCGCCCGCGGCCGGGCGCTTCGAGGGCACCCGGCCGCATCCCGCGAAGGCGCCCGCCGAGGAGCTCTTCCGGACCCGTGAGGCCGCGGTCGCCACCGTCCAGAACGCGGCCCGCGCCAACACCGCGCGCGATGACGCCGGCGTGTCCGAGGGGCTCCGTGCCGGCGCGGCAGGGCCTTCTTCCGCCCACGGGACCCATGGCGGAGCCAACGTCCACGGCGGAGCCGAACCGCATCGCGTCCAGGAGCGTCCTCCCACGATTCCCTCCGCGGAGGTGCGCACCGCCTTCGTGCAGGCCTCCTCCGAGGGCTTTGGCCGGGCGAAGCGTCAGCCCCAGGCCGTGAACATGGGCGGCGCCCGGCCGGAGCGCGTGCATCGTGCGCCCACGCCCCCGGACAAGCTGCGCGGCCTCCTCAAGGAGGCCTTCGGCTTCTCCGACTTCCGCCCGTACCAGGAAGAGGTCTGCCGCGCGGCCACGTCCGGCGAGGACCTGCTGCTGGTGATGCCCACGGGCGCGGGCAAGTCGCTCTGCTACCAGCTGCCGGGCCTGGCTCGCGCGGGCACCACCGTGGTCGTCAGCCCGCTCATCGCGCTGATGGAGGACCAGGTGCTGCGGCTCCAGTCGCTGGGCTTCGCCGCGGACCGCATCCACTCCGGACGCGACCGGGCCACTTCCCGTCAGGTCTGCGCCGAATACCTCGAAGGCCGCCTGGACTTCCTCTTCATCGCACCCGAGCGCCTGGGTGTCCCCGGCTTCGTGGAGCTGCTGGCCCGCCGCACGCCCTCGCTCATCGCCATCGATGAGGCGCACTGCATCTCGCAGTGGGGCCATGACTTCCGTCCGGACTACCGCCTGCTGGGCTCGCGCCTGCCGCTGTTGCGCCCCGCCCCCGTGGTGGCCCTCACCGCCACCGCCACGCCGGACGTGCAGAAGGACATCGTCCAGCAGCTGGGCCTGCGCGGCTCGCGGGGCGGCGCCGCGCACACGTTCATCCACGGCTTCCGGCGCACCAACATCGCCATCGAGGTTCGAGAGCTCAACCCGGGGGCTCGCGGCGACGCCATCCTGTCGCTGCTCAAGAACCCGGCGCACCGGCCCGCCATCGTCTACGCGTCCACACGCAAGCACGCGGAGCAGTACGCGGACCTGCTGGCGCACGACTTCCACACCGCGCCGTACCACGCGGGCCTCCAGCCCCAGGAGCGCGACCGCATCCAGGCCGCCTTCCTCAAGGGGCACCTGGAGGTCATCGTCGCCACGACGGCGTTCGGCATGGGCATCGACAAGCCGGACGTGCGCACCGTCATCCACGCGGCGCTGCCCGCGAGCCTGGAGGGCTACTACCAGGAGCTGGGGCGCGCGGGCCGTGACGGCAAGGACTCGCGCGCGGTGCTGCTCCACGCCTTCGTGGACCGGCGCACCCACGAGTTCTTCCACCGCCGCGACTACCCGGACCCCTCGGTCCTGGAGCGCATCTACCAGGCCACCTCCAACGAGTTCGAGCCCAAGGCCACCATCCAGGCCCGCGTGCGCGGCGACCCGGAGCTCTTCGACAAGGCCCTGGAGCAGCTGTGGATCCACGGCGGCGTGGAGATGACCCCGGACGAGGACGTGCGGCGCGGCCGCGCGGGCTGGGCCGTGGCGTACATCGCGCAGCGCGAGCGCAAGCAGCTCCACCTGGAGCAGATGGGCCGGTACGCGGAGGCGCATGACTGCCGCATGCGCCACCTGGTCGCGCACTTCGGCGACGTGCAGGACTCCGGCGCCGCCTGCGGCCTGTGCGACGTCTGCGCCCCCGAGTCCTGCGAGGTGGTCCGCTTCGAGGAGCCCTCCGCCCTGGAGGCGCACGCGCTGGGCCGCATCCTGGAGGCCCTCCACGCGCGCGACGGCCAGGCCACCGGACGGCTCCACCGGGAGCTCTTCGGGGAGCAGCTCCACCGCCGCGACTTCGAGCGCCTCGTGGGAGGACTGGTGCGCGCGGGGCTGGTGCGCCTGGACTCGGACTCGTTCGACAAGGACGGCCAGGTCATCCAGTTCCAGCGGCTGGCCCTCACGGACGCCGGCCGCCGCGCCCGCGTCATCGCCCCCGGCCAGGTGGTGCTCCCCCAGGCGCGCGAGGTGCCCTCCAAGAAGCGCAAGGGCCGCACGGCCTCCGGCGGCACGAAGCGCACGTCCCGCAAGCGCGCCGAGGCCTCGCCCCGGGGACGCGGCCAGGGGCGCAAGGGTGCCGCGGATGCGTGGGCCTCGCGCGGCGCCTCCGACGACGCGGACTTCTCCCAGGAGACCTTCCCCACGGACGCGCCCCCGTCGGCTCGGAGTGGCTGGAAGGCGCGCGCCACGCCTGAAGCGTCTCCGGGCCCCCGGGCATCGTGGAACGCGTCCCGCAAGGCGCCCCGGGAGCCGGACTTCTCGGCGCCTCCGGCATCCCCCGCGCTGGTGGCGTCCCTCAAGGAGTGGCGCCTCACCGAGGCCCGCAAGCGCAAGGTGCCTGCCTTCCGCATCCTCACCGACCGCGTGCTGGACGCCATCGCCAGCGCCCGGCCCTCCAGCGGCGCGGAGCTGATGTCCATCCACGGCGTGGGCCCCGCGCTCACGGAGCGCTACGGCTCGCAGATCCTCTCGCTCGTGTCCCGCCGCCGCTGA
- a CDS encoding MBL fold metallo-hydrolase — protein MELGFETIGNATLICHDNGPVLVTDPWTDGDAYFGSWTLSHEIPEEQRQSILACPYVWLSHGHPDHLSMASLEKLRERTLLVPNHVGGRIRDDLREAGFKVQVLQDREWTRLSPRIRVMCIPDVNQDAVLLAEVGGRLIVNLNDSGDRGQGRFVRRVIKEYSETYLLALSGYGDADMMNFFTEDGRRILPYAAAKTPVGQTIARMAEMYGVRYFVPFSSMHKYQRGDSVWASEYTTTLPDYARGFQSTTCEMLPAFLRQDFTNDASTSINPKERVIKPVDPKEYGDDWSERLEADEVKQLEQYFRAVEHLGTVMDFLRFRVGGQEHVIEFNKRRFHKGITFEAPRGSLMTAVKYQVFDDLLIGNFMKTTVHGGFGKGSLYPDFSPYVAKYADNGKARTEAELRSYFNEYKSRDMVGYLRHQLDAHCVRPLQLGSAELLRTLLPADSSAFRMAKETYWKVRRAIL, from the coding sequence ATGGAGCTGGGTTTCGAGACGATTGGCAACGCCACACTCATCTGCCACGACAACGGGCCGGTGCTGGTGACCGACCCCTGGACGGACGGGGACGCGTACTTCGGCAGCTGGACGCTGTCCCACGAGATTCCCGAGGAGCAGCGCCAGTCCATCCTGGCCTGCCCCTACGTGTGGCTGTCCCACGGCCACCCGGATCACCTGAGCATGGCCTCGCTGGAGAAGCTGCGCGAGCGCACCCTGCTCGTCCCCAACCACGTGGGCGGACGGATCCGCGACGACCTGCGCGAGGCGGGCTTCAAGGTCCAGGTCCTCCAGGACCGGGAGTGGACGCGCCTGTCGCCGCGCATCCGCGTGATGTGCATCCCGGACGTGAACCAGGACGCGGTGCTGCTGGCGGAGGTGGGCGGCCGGCTCATCGTCAACCTCAACGACTCCGGCGACCGCGGCCAGGGCCGCTTCGTTCGCCGGGTCATCAAGGAGTACAGCGAGACGTACCTGCTGGCCCTGTCCGGCTACGGCGACGCGGACATGATGAACTTCTTCACCGAGGACGGGCGCCGCATCCTCCCGTACGCGGCGGCGAAGACACCCGTGGGACAGACGATTGCGCGCATGGCGGAGATGTACGGCGTGCGCTACTTCGTCCCCTTCAGCTCCATGCACAAGTACCAGCGCGGCGACAGCGTCTGGGCTTCCGAGTACACCACCACGCTGCCGGACTACGCGCGGGGCTTCCAGTCCACCACCTGCGAGATGCTCCCGGCCTTCCTGCGCCAGGACTTCACCAACGACGCCTCCACCTCCATCAACCCCAAGGAGCGCGTCATCAAGCCGGTGGACCCGAAGGAGTACGGGGACGACTGGAGCGAGCGCCTGGAGGCGGACGAGGTGAAGCAGCTGGAGCAGTACTTCCGCGCCGTCGAGCACCTGGGCACCGTGATGGACTTCCTCCGCTTCCGCGTGGGAGGCCAGGAGCACGTCATCGAGTTCAACAAGCGCCGCTTCCACAAGGGCATCACCTTCGAGGCGCCCCGCGGCTCGCTGATGACCGCCGTGAAGTACCAGGTGTTCGACGACCTGCTCATCGGCAACTTCATGAAGACCACCGTGCACGGCGGCTTCGGCAAGGGCAGCCTCTACCCGGACTTCAGCCCCTACGTGGCCAAGTACGCGGACAACGGCAAGGCCCGCACGGAGGCGGAGCTGCGCAGCTACTTCAACGAGTACAAGAGCCGCGACATGGTGGGCTACCTGCGCCACCAGCTGGATGCCCACTGCGTGCGCCCCCTCCAGCTGGGGTCCGCGGAGCTGCTGCGCACCCTGCTGCCCGCAGACTCCAGCGCCTTCCGCATGGCCAAGGAAACCTATTGGAAGGTGCGCCGCGCCATCCTCTAG
- a CDS encoding M57 family metalloprotease, with product MLKFRSVAMLAGVSLMLGACGGPESAQESDVKPTWDEFKAQAYREPWEGGKYIVNGDEALESEEELAAYFHNVVESQLGKSQDGLAVYYIGGDIKWSSTQKMNLTYCISDSFGSNKTKVVNAMASATAAWEATASVNFTYLSQYDASCTASQTGVLFDIRPVSGQSYVARAFFPNSSRSGRNVLIDSSAFGSLGAWTLTGVLRHELGHTLGFRHEHTRSTASGCYEDNQWRALTSTYDRASVMHYPQCNGTQTGDLVLTTLDKQGARALYP from the coding sequence ATGCTCAAGTTCCGCTCTGTTGCGATGCTGGCCGGTGTGTCGCTGATGCTCGGCGCGTGCGGTGGCCCCGAGTCCGCGCAGGAGTCCGACGTGAAGCCCACCTGGGATGAGTTCAAGGCCCAGGCCTACCGGGAGCCGTGGGAAGGCGGGAAGTACATCGTCAACGGCGACGAGGCGCTGGAGTCCGAGGAGGAGCTGGCGGCCTACTTCCACAACGTCGTTGAGTCGCAGCTGGGCAAGTCCCAGGACGGCCTGGCCGTGTACTACATCGGCGGCGACATCAAGTGGAGCAGCACGCAGAAGATGAACCTGACGTACTGCATCAGCGACAGCTTCGGCAGCAACAAGACCAAGGTCGTGAACGCGATGGCGAGCGCGACGGCGGCCTGGGAGGCCACCGCGAGCGTCAACTTCACCTACCTGTCCCAGTACGACGCGTCCTGCACCGCGTCCCAGACGGGCGTGCTCTTCGACATCCGTCCGGTGTCCGGCCAGTCCTACGTGGCGCGCGCGTTCTTCCCGAACTCCAGCCGCTCCGGCCGCAACGTCCTCATCGACAGCAGCGCCTTCGGCAGCCTGGGCGCGTGGACCCTGACGGGCGTGCTGCGCCACGAGCTGGGCCACACGCTGGGCTTCCGTCATGAGCACACCCGCTCCACGGCGAGCGGCTGCTACGAGGACAACCAGTGGCGTGCGCTGACCTCCACCTACGACCGCGCCTCCGTCATGCACTACCCGCAGTGCAACGGCACCCAGACGGGCGACCTCGTGCTGACCACCCTGGACAAGCAGGGCGCCCGCGCGCTGTACCCGTGA
- a CDS encoding DUF5335 family protein, translating to MAHINQEIPREEWASYLAGISRKDATQWVRVESIDSETGDQPLADRLPLVDITLETKGSDSGAVQIIVGREGEEVTHRILEPDRLYAELDDQTKALECLEIGEKGGKTLIFFERPTDAEQVSARF from the coding sequence ATGGCACACATCAATCAGGAAATTCCCCGGGAGGAGTGGGCGAGCTACCTCGCCGGCATCAGCAGGAAGGACGCCACCCAGTGGGTGCGCGTGGAGTCCATCGACTCGGAGACCGGCGACCAGCCCCTGGCGGACCGCCTGCCCCTGGTGGACATCACCCTGGAGACCAAGGGGAGCGACTCCGGCGCCGTGCAGATCATCGTGGGCCGCGAGGGCGAGGAGGTCACCCACCGCATCCTCGAACCGGACCGCCTCTACGCGGAGCTGGATGACCAGACGAAGGCGCTGGAGTGCCTGGAGATTGGAGAGAAGGGCGGCAAGACGCTCATCTTCTTCGAGCGCCCCACCGACGCCGAGCAGGTCTCCGCCCGCTTCTAG
- a CDS encoding AAA family ATPase — protein MSPRSGVDPSASPEGPSIEERVAALEVLSPRHIDARLGDLGYRGQPEARRAASVLAYRHLRRIRRLYLEGLEPEPGTRENALFLGPTGSGKTFLVELLFREILGVPTVLADATQFSETGYVGDDVSTLLSRLYEAAERDAAWASCGVICMDEFDKLATSRSDSRFSGQQTTKDVSGFGVQRSLLHLLSAPQATFPPDFGFTSRIRAESLDMGCITFIACGAFSGFRGTAETLAHVERVGFGREPGRGGQKDLESIATRITDEHLENTTAFSRYGFIPELIGRFNRLVSFSPLDAATLGDILQHNVLRTWEREFAHEGLELTVDPAVREWVVARALKRETGARGLRTVLAPVLEHAAYEHFGHGKAATVRLVLKDDAVHALRD, from the coding sequence ATGTCCCCCCGTTCCGGCGTCGACCCCTCCGCCTCCCCCGAAGGCCCGTCCATCGAGGAGCGCGTGGCCGCGCTGGAGGTGCTGTCGCCCAGGCACATCGACGCGCGCCTGGGCGACCTGGGCTACCGGGGCCAGCCCGAGGCCCGCCGCGCGGCCTCCGTGCTCGCCTACCGGCACCTGCGCCGCATCCGCCGGCTGTACCTGGAGGGGCTGGAGCCGGAGCCCGGCACCCGGGAGAACGCCCTCTTCCTCGGCCCCACCGGCTCCGGCAAGACGTTCCTCGTGGAGCTCCTGTTCCGCGAAATCCTGGGCGTGCCCACCGTGCTCGCGGACGCCACCCAGTTCTCCGAAACGGGCTACGTGGGCGACGACGTCAGCACCCTGCTGTCCCGGCTCTATGAAGCCGCCGAGCGCGACGCGGCGTGGGCCTCCTGCGGCGTCATCTGCATGGACGAGTTCGACAAGCTCGCCACCAGCCGCTCCGACAGCCGCTTCTCCGGCCAGCAGACCACCAAGGACGTGAGCGGCTTCGGCGTGCAGCGCAGCCTGCTGCACCTGCTGTCCGCGCCGCAGGCCACCTTCCCGCCGGACTTCGGCTTCACCAGCCGCATCCGCGCCGAGTCCCTGGACATGGGCTGCATCACCTTCATCGCCTGCGGCGCGTTCAGCGGCTTCCGGGGCACCGCGGAGACCCTGGCCCACGTGGAGCGCGTGGGCTTCGGCCGCGAACCCGGCAGGGGCGGCCAGAAGGACCTGGAGTCCATCGCCACGCGCATCACGGACGAGCACCTGGAGAACACCACCGCGTTCTCCCGCTACGGCTTCATCCCGGAGCTCATCGGCCGCTTCAACCGGCTGGTGTCCTTCAGCCCGCTGGACGCGGCCACGCTGGGAGACATCCTCCAGCACAACGTGCTGCGCACCTGGGAGCGCGAGTTCGCCCACGAGGGGCTGGAGCTCACCGTGGACCCCGCCGTGAGGGAATGGGTGGTCGCCCGCGCCCTCAAGCGCGAGACGGGCGCGCGCGGCCTGCGCACCGTCCTGGCCCCCGTGCTGGAGCACGCCGCCTACGAGCACTTCGGCCATGGGAAGGCCGCCACCGTGCGCCTGGTGCTGAAGGACGACGCCGTGCACGCCCTGCGCGACTGA
- the treZ gene encoding malto-oligosyltrehalose trehalohydrolase: MAHTTEARSQAPRLGAWVEGSSVRWRVWAPGHQGVDVVLYDAEDRVLRKVPLQPEAEGCFGGALPDLGEGARYKLSVDGAEPFPDPWSRSQPKGVHGPSEVVGTDHGWTDAHWKGPDPRGLVIYEVHVGTATPEGTFEALIPKLAHLRELGVNTLELLPVASFPGARNWGYDGVDLFAPQATYGGPRGLRKLIDAAHAHGLAVLLDAVYNHFGPDGNYLRAYSPHYFTGKHHTPWGDAVNYDSEGSRFVRSLVLSNVEMWIRDYHADGLRLDAAHALVDDGQPHLLAEIVERAHASASGRRVVVIAEDERNERKLVTPPSDGGYGLDAVWADDLHHQLRRAFAGDHEGYYQDYTGSAEDLATTLRQGWFYTGQKSSNLGHARGTDPKGLAPWHFVHCIQNHDQVGNRPFGNRLSEDVSPAAYRAMSTLLLLSPFTPLLFMGQEWNARTPFLYFTDHHAELGRLVTEGRRKEFAGFSRFKAEEVPDPQARDTFTRSTLDWSELDNAEAAGVHTLYKELLRLRATEPVLTSRQGTHDARALGPDALVLERRAEGDTLLIFVNLRGALVHSLPPHASAGIVTWSENPRYGGAVEASPLTGNVVRLEGPSAAVVRLRE, translated from the coding sequence ATGGCTCATACGACTGAAGCGCGGTCCCAGGCGCCCCGGCTGGGGGCGTGGGTGGAGGGCTCCTCGGTGCGCTGGCGCGTCTGGGCGCCCGGCCACCAGGGCGTGGACGTGGTCCTGTACGACGCGGAGGACCGCGTCCTGCGCAAGGTGCCGCTCCAACCGGAGGCGGAGGGCTGCTTCGGCGGCGCGCTGCCGGACCTGGGCGAGGGCGCGCGCTACAAGCTCAGCGTGGACGGCGCCGAGCCGTTCCCGGACCCCTGGTCCCGCTCCCAACCCAAGGGCGTGCACGGTCCTTCCGAAGTGGTGGGCACCGACCATGGCTGGACGGACGCGCACTGGAAGGGCCCGGATCCGCGAGGCCTGGTCATCTACGAAGTGCACGTGGGCACCGCGACGCCGGAGGGCACCTTCGAGGCGCTCATCCCGAAGCTCGCCCACCTGCGCGAGTTGGGCGTCAACACGCTGGAGCTGCTGCCCGTGGCCAGCTTCCCGGGCGCGCGCAACTGGGGCTACGACGGCGTGGACCTCTTCGCGCCGCAGGCCACCTACGGCGGCCCCAGGGGGCTGCGCAAGCTCATCGACGCGGCGCACGCGCACGGGCTCGCGGTGCTCCTCGACGCCGTCTACAACCACTTCGGACCGGACGGGAACTACCTGCGCGCGTACTCGCCGCACTACTTCACCGGCAAGCACCACACGCCCTGGGGCGACGCGGTGAACTACGACAGCGAGGGCAGCCGCTTCGTGCGCTCGCTGGTGCTCTCCAACGTGGAGATGTGGATCCGCGACTACCACGCGGACGGCCTGCGCCTGGACGCGGCGCACGCCCTGGTGGATGACGGCCAGCCGCACCTGCTCGCCGAAATCGTCGAGCGCGCCCACGCCTCCGCCTCCGGCCGCCGCGTCGTCGTCATCGCGGAGGACGAGCGCAATGAACGCAAGCTCGTCACGCCCCCGTCGGACGGCGGCTACGGCCTGGACGCCGTCTGGGCGGATGACCTGCACCACCAGCTCCGGCGCGCCTTCGCGGGCGACCACGAGGGCTACTACCAGGACTACACGGGCAGCGCCGAGGACCTGGCCACGACGCTGCGCCAGGGCTGGTTCTACACGGGCCAGAAGTCCAGCAACCTGGGCCACGCGCGCGGCACGGACCCGAAGGGCCTGGCGCCGTGGCACTTCGTCCACTGCATCCAGAACCATGACCAGGTGGGCAACCGGCCCTTCGGCAACCGCCTGTCGGAGGACGTGTCCCCGGCCGCCTACCGCGCCATGAGCACGCTCCTGCTCCTGTCGCCCTTCACGCCGCTGCTCTTCATGGGACAGGAGTGGAACGCGCGCACGCCGTTCCTCTACTTCACGGACCACCACGCCGAGCTGGGCAGGCTCGTCACCGAAGGGCGCCGCAAGGAGTTCGCCGGCTTCTCGCGCTTCAAGGCCGAGGAGGTGCCCGACCCGCAGGCCCGCGACACCTTCACCCGCTCCACGCTGGACTGGAGCGAGCTGGACAACGCGGAGGCCGCGGGCGTGCACACGCTCTACAAGGAGCTGTTGCGCCTGCGCGCCACGGAGCCCGTGCTCACCAGCCGCCAGGGCACGCACGACGCCCGAGCCCTGGGCCCGGACGCGCTCGTGCTGGAGCGCCGCGCGGAAGGGGACACGCTGCTCATCTTCGTGAACCTGCGGGGCGCGCTGGTGCACTCGCTTCCCCCGCACGCGAGTGCGGGCATCGTCACGTGGAGTGAGAACCCGCGCTACGGCGGCGCCGTGGAGGCGTCCCCGCTCACCGGCAACGTCGTGCGCCTGGAAGGCCCCTCCGCGGCGGTGGTGAGGCTGCGCGAGTAG